From a single Larimichthys crocea isolate SSNF chromosome XIII, L_crocea_2.0, whole genome shotgun sequence genomic region:
- the LOC104928410 gene encoding homocysteine-responsive endoplasmic reticulum-resident ubiquitin-like domain member 2 protein isoform X2, whose product MDQGVVDSPVTLVIRAPNQKYDDQTINCYQNWTVEKLKAHLSDVYPSKPQDEYHMLHLVCTSRTPPSSPKPTRSHGNKPQESSASPTPLQNSNSPSTGQHSQSSTGESSDGLRQRTGPFPDHHMYSQFMHSWNQYSPQSTPPTNMMPAYYNPMTLMWWQQLYARQYYMHYQLLAASSQHLRPDRPAAQPNQPDPLSQRPQADRRGNPEVQMNAQGGEILNEEELNRDWLDWVYTFSRAAILLSVVYFYSSFSRFVMVMMAMLVLYLHQAGWFPFNLENELLLPGDRANQDDLEGELQNHDLQEMEGVADDGSDDDGESGEEGAEDPNSAPHAGFLSSTWSFIITFFMSLIPEGPPNAAN is encoded by the exons ATGGATCAAGGTGTTGTGGACAGTCCTGTTACCCTCGTCATCAGGGCACCCAACCAGAAGTACGATGACCAGACCATCAACTGTTACCAGAACTGGACCGTGGAGAAGCTCAAAGCACACCTGTCAGACGTGTACCCGAGCAAACCT CAGGACGAGTACCATATGCTCCATCTGGTGTGCACCTCAAGAACTCCTCCCAGCTCCCCAAAGCCCACCCGCAGCCATGGCAACAAGCCTCAGGAGAGCTCAGCCAGTCCCACG CCCCTTCAAAACTCTAATAGTCCTTCCACTGGTCAGCATAGTCAGTCGTCTACAGGAGAGAGCAGTGATGGACTCAGACAGCGAACTGGACCCTTCCCTGACCACCATATGTATTCACAATTTATGCACAG cTGGAATCAATACTCCCCACAGTCAACACCTCCCACAAACATGATGCCTGCTTATTACAACCCCATGACTCTAATGTGGTGGCAACAGCTGTATGCCCGACAGTACTACATGCATTA TCAGTTACTGGCTGCCTCCTCTCAACACCTCAGGCCAGACAGGCCAGCGGCTCAGCCTAACCAGCCCGATCCTCTGAGCCAGCGGCCTCAGGCAGATCGTCGCGGCAACCCGGAAGTCCAGATGAACGCCCAGGGAGGGGAGATCCTGAATGAGGAAGAGCTGAACCGGGATTGGCTGGACTGGGTGTACACGTTTTCGCGTGCCGCGATCTTGCTCAGCGTGGTCTACTTCTACTCCTCCTTCAGCCGCTTTGTCATGGTGATGATGGCCATGCTGGTGCTCTACCT CCATCAGGCCGGCTGGTTCCCCTTCAACCTGGAAAATGAGCTCCTGCTGCCTGGAGACCGAGCCAATCAGGACGATCTGGAGGGAGAGCTGCAAAACCACGACTTACAAGAAATG GAAGGAGTGGCTGATGACGGCTCGGACGATGATGGAGAAAGtggagaggaaggagcagaAGATCCAAACAGCGCCCCCCACGCAGGCTTCCTGTCCTCCACTTGGTCGTTCATCATAACCTTCTTCATGTCACTCATCCCAGAGGGACCGCCAAACGCTGCTAACTGA
- the LOC104928410 gene encoding homocysteine-responsive endoplasmic reticulum-resident ubiquitin-like domain member 2 protein isoform X1 — protein MDQGVVDSPVTLVIRAPNQKYDDQTINCYQNWTVEKLKAHLSDVYPSKPSSKDQRLVYSGKLLLDHFTLKDVLRKQDEYHMLHLVCTSRTPPSSPKPTRSHGNKPQESSASPTPLQNSNSPSTGQHSQSSTGESSDGLRQRTGPFPDHHMYSQFMHSWNQYSPQSTPPTNMMPAYYNPMTLMWWQQLYARQYYMHYQLLAASSQHLRPDRPAAQPNQPDPLSQRPQADRRGNPEVQMNAQGGEILNEEELNRDWLDWVYTFSRAAILLSVVYFYSSFSRFVMVMMAMLVLYLHQAGWFPFNLENELLLPGDRANQDDLEGELQNHDLQEMEGVADDGSDDDGESGEEGAEDPNSAPHAGFLSSTWSFIITFFMSLIPEGPPNAAN, from the exons ATGGATCAAGGTGTTGTGGACAGTCCTGTTACCCTCGTCATCAGGGCACCCAACCAGAAGTACGATGACCAGACCATCAACTGTTACCAGAACTGGACCGTGGAGAAGCTCAAAGCACACCTGTCAGACGTGTACCCGAGCAAACCT AGCTCCAAAGACCAAAGGCTGGTGTATTCTGGGAAACTGCTTTTGGATCACTTTACCTTAAAAGACGTGCTCAGAAAG CAGGACGAGTACCATATGCTCCATCTGGTGTGCACCTCAAGAACTCCTCCCAGCTCCCCAAAGCCCACCCGCAGCCATGGCAACAAGCCTCAGGAGAGCTCAGCCAGTCCCACG CCCCTTCAAAACTCTAATAGTCCTTCCACTGGTCAGCATAGTCAGTCGTCTACAGGAGAGAGCAGTGATGGACTCAGACAGCGAACTGGACCCTTCCCTGACCACCATATGTATTCACAATTTATGCACAG cTGGAATCAATACTCCCCACAGTCAACACCTCCCACAAACATGATGCCTGCTTATTACAACCCCATGACTCTAATGTGGTGGCAACAGCTGTATGCCCGACAGTACTACATGCATTA TCAGTTACTGGCTGCCTCCTCTCAACACCTCAGGCCAGACAGGCCAGCGGCTCAGCCTAACCAGCCCGATCCTCTGAGCCAGCGGCCTCAGGCAGATCGTCGCGGCAACCCGGAAGTCCAGATGAACGCCCAGGGAGGGGAGATCCTGAATGAGGAAGAGCTGAACCGGGATTGGCTGGACTGGGTGTACACGTTTTCGCGTGCCGCGATCTTGCTCAGCGTGGTCTACTTCTACTCCTCCTTCAGCCGCTTTGTCATGGTGATGATGGCCATGCTGGTGCTCTACCT CCATCAGGCCGGCTGGTTCCCCTTCAACCTGGAAAATGAGCTCCTGCTGCCTGGAGACCGAGCCAATCAGGACGATCTGGAGGGAGAGCTGCAAAACCACGACTTACAAGAAATG GAAGGAGTGGCTGATGACGGCTCGGACGATGATGGAGAAAGtggagaggaaggagcagaAGATCCAAACAGCGCCCCCCACGCAGGCTTCCTGTCCTCCACTTGGTCGTTCATCATAACCTTCTTCATGTCACTCATCCCAGAGGGACCGCCAAACGCTGCTAACTGA